Genomic segment of Drosophila simulans strain w501 chromosome 2R, Prin_Dsim_3.1, whole genome shotgun sequence:
TTGATTGATCGATCGAGACGGAAACAGgaacaaaaactgaaaccgGGAGAGCCGGCAGGCTGAACCAACAGCAAGGTGTCAAAATTGttacaaatcaataaaaatgcaaagtataaatataactCACAACTTTGATTGCTTACATTAAAGGCCTTTTTGGCGATTCAGTTGGGCATTTAATGTGCAATCTGAAAAATGACAGTAGATAAACTGGTTTCAAACTGCATATAGGGGAATTGTTTAAAGCAGCGAATTCAATCGTTAATGGTattttaatatgaatattattaacaatttgaATAACTCGCAGCATTGAATTCAAATTCGAAAATCATCTTGAAAAACTATTGCGGCACACCAACAACACGATCATTATCAGTAGCTTGAATTCTAATACGATTcacatctgtatctgtagacTCATCAGAATCGCCTTCCTTGCCATCGGTATCACTCTCTGCCTCAGAGCCAGATTCATTGTCCTGCCAGGGATTAGACATCCTAAATCTTTGCTTTTGGAGGCGCAACTGTTTGGCCAACCGGAGCACACGCAACTTGACCCACATGACTCTGGTGGCATAGACGGCAACTGCGGCTGCCGCCAACAATGGGTGTTGCATCATCATCCGGGCTCCGGAAGTTGTGGCGTCCGCATCGCGAGGCGTGGTATCGGGAACTGGCACGGCAGCAACCCCTTCGGAGTCTGTGTCATCACCTCCGGCAGACGCGGACTCACTCATATTGTACTTTCTGCCTGGTAAAGGGAATTAGTCACAATGATTTTATAGAAAAGCAGTTTTTTGACAGTTAGGTGTATGGTATCAAGATGACGTGAATCCAAATTTGTTCTTGAAACATATGAATCGTAACttagaaaacaaattgaagcCTTTGGAAAACCACACCGATACAGCCATATGCGAAAACTTAAATTGAGCCTACCCCGGTAACTtctcaaattaaaatgcccaCGTGTCTCAGTAGACGATTTCTTATTTTCCCCCCAAAACGAATTGCACTTTGTTAATGTCTGGGTACCATACTTTCATCGCAGCATTTAATATAAACTCATAAAAACTAATTCAAATATCGCAATGTGGTACAAGAAATTtggttaatgttttaaaacTAACAATTTGTGTCCCCCAATGTGGTGGTACATGTCGAACATTGCCCGACGATCCTCCCCTACGGAAAACGCAAGCATTACAACAATTAGTGTAGTTGTCcagtgtatgtgtgcgtgtccaTCCTTCCACGGTCCTTCATCCCCGATTCGAACATCAGCAGTCAGTAGAGACTTCGATCTGGCGTTGGCATATATCCACTCTGTTTCGTTCGAATTCCGATCCCTCTACTGCATCTTCCACTTGGGGTCCGACGTCGACGTCGTCCTCTGCATCAGTTTCTGCATCAGTTCCTGCATCAGATTCTGCATCAGATTCGGAACCATCTTCATCAATAGTCTGCAAGGGCTTCGCCAGTTGATTTTTGAACCGTTTTTTCTGCTTAGCCAGACCGATCTCACGGAACTTGATCCACATGACCTTGGTGGCATACATGGCCACCGCGGCGGCCGCCAGCCATGGGTGGCTCATCATCATGCGGGCACCAGCTGTGGTTGTATCGGCACCATCAGTGGTGGTATCTGCTGAATCGTCAACAGCCTCACCCGGAGCTCCTGGTCCTGCTGGTGATTCTTCGTCGCCCATGTTAGACTGCAAGACAAATGAAAGTTAAAAGTCACAAATAATTTCTAGCTTGTTGATTtctcaaaaaatatgaaattttgttttttgtttttacttgcCTTTTGGAAGTGAAAAAACGGTTAGGTCGAAATGAATTTATCTTATAGTAATAGTTGTTAACGGTTGGGGTGATGGCGTTGGAATGAAGTGTTGTACCGGCCAGATGTTTCAGGTCTTGGCATTTCGAAAAATCGGCCTGCTGAGGTTGAATTTGAAACTGTTCAAGCAGGAAGTACAATGGGATGGAGGGAGTAaatactaaataaaaaaaaaaataaaaaaatattaataaaacttCCTATGAAATACAAGAAAATCGGTTTCCTGCTATTAGAAAAGTGATTTTGAACTTGCTGGTTTTAAAAGAGATCAATGTTGTGCTTTTTTAAGCGTACATTTGCCCGCACTTGTTAGAAACAGCCCATAGTACTTCGAAAGGCCTGCTAAGGTAAGCTCTGAAAATTGGGTTCAAATGGTTTTAAGCCTGCAAAGCCATTTGGACCTGCAAAACTAATGACGTCTGTTGAATATTCTAGATGAACTGGCCTCTCCCTAGTTTTATCTCTGCTGGCTGACTCCTCCAGTGTGGTGTGtgatttatatttcataagtTGATGAATTTTGTAACAAGTTGTCACATTTGCCAGCTGAGAGTTGTAGTCAGCCCCGGCGCACCCTCAACCCACCACATGCCCCCCCTCCACGACCCTATCATTTCGTTTCCAGCCAAGCGACAAATGACACAAcgcaaacaaatgcaatttgcatttgcatttcggcGTGTACGTACGAGTGTGCTTGTCTGAGTCGGTCtgcacatatgtgtgtgtgtgtgtgcgtaccGGGTGGTGTTAATTTCATTcacaaacatttcaatttcgttgCCAGTTTTAACTTAAGCCACACAATAAACTCCATTAAAATATCTTTGTTTAACATACAAAATACTTGGACTTCCTCTAAATTTAGTCCTATGTGGTACTCAATTTGTTAGTTTATTGCTGTCCTtggattaaaactaaaaatattttcaaaaaattccAGTTAAGTATTACCTTAAGATCTAAATAGTAGTAAACACAAACATTcctaaaatagtttttactACTCTTTTAAGAGATCTATAGCCTATTCGATTCAAGGTGTCACGACCATAAATACCGTCTCGATTGCGATTCGAGTGGCTGTGGATTGTTATGTGCTGGGAAATCATAAATGTGCAACGAGGCGTATGCGCAACACACGGAATCCATCTCGACCTGCAACAGATGTACATTTTGATCGATGTCCAATGCGTAGCTGAAACTGAGCCACTAGAAAGGCACTTTCAGTTACGTTGCCAATTTGATAGTCAATCTGTGTATATTTGCCGATCGGGTGAATATCCTTTACGCtctacaaaaaaattattcaaagctCCTGATTATTTATGCATTGACATGTATTTAATGCGAAATATAATATGTATCGCTTAACGTGGCTgactattttctttttatgccACTTGGCGATTAAATCATATGGCGAGCACAATGAGTGATATTTCACGAGGTCTGCATAATTTACCGCTCCGGAAGTCGCCGCGGATGTCGAGAGTTTAAATGCGGCGTCTGTTTTTCCACCCGGTGCCGCCCCCAACACAATTTTCCTATCCATAAGTAGGCTACACCAGGCGACTTGCACTGTGTTTTATTATCCTCACTTTTTTACACCGCCTGCATTGTTAGCCTGCTGCCTTTGCTGTGCCCTGctacttttattttacattttttttttggcagcaatTTTATTGTTGCAAAGTTTGCAATTGCACAATGAAAATGGGAAGGGGAAAACCACCCCCGAAACTTTCGACCCACGCGCCGAAAGTTGTAGGGGCttgcaaatgcattaaaaCAATGCCGAAATTCGGAGAGAGAAATTACTTAACCAAAAAAGGATATGAAGCCGGTAGATAGTAGACGAAAAAGGCTGTCATATAACTAGGCAAATATTAACTTCTGTCATCTGCAACCTTTGCCAAGTCCATAAAGTAACATTGACATCTAGATTTATGTATCATCATGCCGACATTCCACAAAGACAACTTTTCGGTGATTTTCCTTATGAACTTTACCTTCCTAATGCGAGTTtgttcatatattttattagccTCGATAGCTCGTATATCCTGCTGAACACACAGCACTTTTCGCACGCAGTTTTCCGGCTCCCTGCTCCCTCTCCCCAAATGCCGATATCAAATCCCAGTTCCCTTTGTCATTGTGAATACTTTGGCTCTTTCGCCTTGAAAGCGCCATAAATCTTTTTATGATTCTAGCTTCTCCTTCGGCAATGACTTGATTCGCCTTTCGCAGTGATTGTTATTGCGACTGCGACTCTGACGATTGTGACGCATACAAATTTCAATGTGTTTGTCACTAATACTTCCAGATCCCTTGACCCCAACCACCATGCAATTTCCCTAACACAAATACCCTTTTAGCTAAGGTTCCAAAAGGCTTAACTCAATTTAGAACAGAAAAACTAATATTTCTAAATGAAATGTGAAATTAGAGGCATATAATTTTGGCGCATTTGTTAGGTTGTTTAAATACTTCTTTTCTTTCTTCAACAAATAGTTAGAAAGGTTATTCTTAAACGTAGGGTAATCTTAGCTTCGATCCATTGCAGTACGACTCATTTGAGCAATTTTCAACAAACATTTCGCGGCAGCACGCAACGCCATTTTGGCGACGAACGCcatgaaaacggaaaatggcCCGAGCACGCGACGTTCCCGACTGATGGGAAAAAATGGTTCTAGGACGAAAGCCTGGTAAAAAGTATGGGAttccgcttttggccagaacaAGCCAGCCCACCATGGCGCCAATGGCAAAAAACAACTACACCAGCAACTGGCTACAAACGTGGCCATAAGAAGAGCGCCACAGTTGGTTTGAGTTCGGCATAAGCACGGCGCCAGCAAAGTTGTAAAATCGCCAAATGGCATATAAAAATTGCTGGAATTGTTGTCGTCACAGTTCAGAgacggatttggatttggatctGGCTTTGGGCCATAAGCGCCAGCCAGACTAGTTCCACTTCCTCGAAATGCACGAGAGTTGGGCGAGGTAAAAGGTTATAGCGAGGCAAAAACATTCGCTTGATTATTCAAAGTATTCTGGGTCACCGATGCGTTTTTGAAGAGGATTATGATATGAACAATTTATTTACGACAGAAAAAATGCACAtactaaaattataaaatgtttaaccGGTTTAATTCAACTTCAAATAACCCCATCTACCATCTTTATAATCCCCAAGGatacttaaataatttgaatgaTTGGCAACAATCTACACTTCATAATTTTTACCCAAAATGATCACATCAATCATAATTAGGCACTTTAATATTCACCATTAGAACTCTTTAAATTCGGAACCTAATGGCCCTGTAAAAAGTGCCAAGTAATTAAGGTCAACGTGTGACAAAATGCTTGTAGCCTTGCTCATTATTTCGCTTACTTTTTTCGCGGGcgtaaaaacttttattaattgtaTGACATAAGCCAGTTGGGCTGCCGAGGTTGTTGGTCGTTTGTGCCTGGGGCAGGGGAAAAGCgtgaaaagctggaaaaactggCACAAATCATTACACACGAGTGTGCCAGGACAACGTTGACAGCGGCCAATTCgcacacacgctcacacacCCGCACAACAATGCAAATTAGCGTAGCCGTTTTATGCAATGCCATCGAGTCATTAACACATTGACGTCCttgcgtcctgcgtcctgcgtcctggaTCCTGGATCCCCAATCCTTTTCATGGGTCACAGTtcgagtgtgcgtgtggaCGAGCATTAGTGTCATCAGCATTCGTGGCCCATCACATCAACACCAATCTGCGAGGACAAGGGAATGGTGCTGAAAGGACCTCGTTTCGGGAACATCCTCGGGTCCTTACATTCATTGAAATTAGATGACTGACACGGAAAAAAGTCAAAACGATTAATGGGATTTGGGGATTAggataattaaaattgattactGGGTTTCTTTGGAGCTAAAGTTAATATATGGATTTGAGGCTAAGTCAGAGACTATAATTcgtaaaatatatactaaaaagcttaagtttaatgttttatcTAGTATAAaggtatttaataatttaataaatattttttcctaaAAAACCTAAATTCCCAATTCGGGTCGAAGACACttccatttgaaatgcattttaaatgacCATCAAGCTGAGGTTCATTAATCGAGTCCTTGTACAACCAAAATTCAGCTTGAGAGTTGGTAACGCAGTCCTGTTACCATTGAAAGATTTGCCCCTCTGCCTACAATCGAAACTCGAGcacatcgtcatcatcatgaGGTCTCGAGGACGACAAACGACACGAAAtatggaaaaatgaaaaggaaaaatccagctgccatactgccagccatccagccagcaagccatccatccatccatctaaccatccatccatccagttCAAAGCCACCTGCAGCTTAATCCCAAAGCTTTGGCATTGCTTTGGATCAGCCAGTACGTCGAGTACATATATAGAGTGCAGTTCAGGTGCAGGTGGATATATACGATGataacgatgatgatgatgatgattgcgATGGCTGCAAGAACGCTTGACAATGACGCCATTGAAAGCACTTTTGCCAGCATTATGTGGCTGTGTGAATCCGGAGCTAAAGGCAGAATCTGAGGTTGCGATTGCGGTTCGGATTGACTTGGAGGCGGGGCAACAGTTTTCGGTTTGGCAATCAAAAAGTCATCAAATATGAATTTTACGCTATAATTTTTCACCTGAGCGGGGGATCCTGGCACCAACCACCGACGTTTAGCtgccatttttatggcttttctACCTGGTGCACGCCCTTTGGCACGTCTTTCAACTCAATTGCACTTTTGTGCATTTCTTAAAAATCTGCTACCCATGTACGTACGTAGGTGTCTTCCATTTTGTGTGGCAATATATGggaatatgtatatatgtacagaCAGATGTCGGCAGACACATTTGAATTGAGGGAAGTGTGTCCTGTGGCTTTTTCGACGAATATATTCAATTCAATATACGCATGTTGATTGAAAGCGATTGGGAAACGAAATCAATGCAGAAGTGCCGAAACTCGGAGGCAAACTTTACAGATAAAGTCAAGTGTTGAGATATCTAAAAGTTTGTGTATATAGAGCTTTCAGTTAATCGCTTCTGGAATTTAATCCTCGGTTACTGTGGGCACTGAAGTTCGAGAAATAAGATGttagttaatatatataagattATACGATTTTATTGTTAGAtgttgaaaaacaaattaatcatTCATAGAGTAATTCATTATTAGATTAAACATGCACCTTTTTCTAcccactttttatttttgtttattttttgttcagcTGCTCAGGGAAGTTTTGCACTTTTTGTATTgggtaaaaattaaattaaagtttatgcAAGCGTAACGGCAGCCAGCAAAAATCATTTGCCACAAAATCCACTAAAACCCAATTTTGTgccaacaaataaaatgaaacacgcacaaacagcagcagcttcagtGGCGAAATAGCAACAAAGAGCGAGTCCTGGGCGAGCATGTGTAGAAATAACAGGACCAAGAAGGAAAACCAGCCATCCAAGGACCAGACAAACTGATACACCCAAGGAAAGCGCAGCAAAAAacacagcggcagcaacaaaagcaaacatgTGCCTCAAGATTTTGCAGTATATGGCAAAAGGGAATAATGTGAGCACACTGCAAGAAATATCTATCAATATCTTGAACTTCCATGAACCTCCATGCTGAGTttcaaactaaactaaattaacTACTCcttaagatatatttaataccTCAGATTTTGTGTGGTGTTAAATAATGGGTAAATTGAGAGTGAAGTAGTTTTGCTCAGTGTAGAAGAAGTGTAGTGAAGAAAGGGTGGCGACTTGGTTGGCTGGAGTCGGGATTCGGTTTTGTGGCTGTAACGCAGATAAGCAAAAGTTTCGCTCAGTTCTTGAGCTGAAGTTGATGTGGGGATGTAGAAATGCGAAGATGTAGAATTGCAGCCTGAAGAGAGTGCAGAATGGAAACCGAATCAGAACTGAGAAATCATGTCATTTGGCAGGCAGCACCGCAACATTTTGCCGCTTTTAATGTTATCCAAACTGTCAGAGAATATTTTCTGCTCGTCCTTCTCCTGATGCCGGTCGGGGCTTAAATATATGTTCACCCTCTTACACTTTAAAACCAAACACAACTGTAGATGCAACATGCATACCTAGCTTGCCTATGAAGAATAAATAGTTGATTAAACTATTGTATTTTCAATAggagaaatattaaaatttatagagTTGAActgcttttatatttattcttagAGTTATAAGCAATTTTTGTAATCGCCGCTGAGTGCGATCGTGTGCCTTTTTGAAAGCTGTCGCCTTCGTAATACCATAAAGAATAGTTAAAACTAT
This window contains:
- the LOC6734889 gene encoding uncharacterized protein LOC6734889 gives rise to the protein MSESASAGGDDTDSEGVAAVPVPDTTPRDADATTSGARMMMQHPLLAAAAVAVYATRVMWVKLRVLRLAKQLRLQKQRFRMSNPWQDNESGSEAESDTDGKEGDSDESTDTDVNRIRIQATDNDRVVGVPQ
- the LOC27208607 gene encoding uncharacterized protein LOC27208607, encoding MGDEESPAGPGAPGEAVDDSADTTTDGADTTTAGARMMMSHPWLAAAAVAMYATKVMWIKFREIGLAKQKKRFKNQLAKPLQTIDEDGSESDAESDAGTDAETDAEDDVDVGPQVEDAVEGSEFERNRVDICQRQIEVSTDC